The following proteins come from a genomic window of Pirellula staleyi DSM 6068:
- the dps gene encoding DNA starvation/stationary phase protection protein Dps codes for MMFRTSIDLPEESRAQLIALLNAQLADTINLALQAKQAHWNVKGPNFIALHELFDKVVDVADDGVDEIAERVTALGGVAAGTIGSIAAATKLPEYPLSHTTGKQHLQQLISAVAAVGKSTRAAIATSADLGDADTSDLFTGLSRELDKYLWFLEAHVQSDS; via the coding sequence ATGATGTTTCGAACCAGTATCGATCTGCCCGAAGAGAGTCGCGCTCAGCTGATTGCTTTGCTGAATGCCCAACTAGCCGACACGATTAACCTGGCGCTACAAGCCAAACAGGCCCACTGGAATGTGAAGGGACCTAACTTCATTGCGCTTCACGAGCTGTTCGACAAAGTGGTCGATGTGGCCGACGACGGCGTTGATGAAATTGCCGAACGGGTGACTGCTCTCGGCGGTGTTGCTGCGGGAACGATTGGCAGCATCGCAGCAGCGACCAAACTTCCTGAGTATCCGCTCTCGCACACCACCGGCAAGCAGCATCTGCAGCAGCTGATTAGCGCCGTGGCAGCCGTGGGCAAATCGACGCGGGCGGCCATCGCTACCTCAGCCGACCTGGGTGATGCCGACACGTCGGACCTCTTCACAGGTCTCTCGCGCGAACTCGACAAGTACCTCTGGTTCTTGGAAGCTCACGTGCAGTCGGACAGCTAA